One region of Natronorubrum aibiense genomic DNA includes:
- a CDS encoding helix-turn-helix transcriptional regulator, whose product MNVRVGLTVVVAVLLVGTGPIAAASGPTVVDQRQSALFTLQQDQLDADEVRMDVTLRENGTAEWTLEFWVRLDDEESTTAFESLQEDIRDDPDNHTQSFADRMDETVVAASDATGREMSAEGYSVSTERQSFAREYGVVRYTFDWHGFGAVEGDEIRAGDAIEGIYIDDGTRLLVAWPNGYELQSAAPDPDEEREHAVIWRGDETDFIAGEPQVVITAGGGPSTAIIAGATVVALGLGAVGVWWFRTRDPTADRPAGGDEDSGSGSGSVPAASTDTATTTASTTDESAASSTTEPAETELLSNEEQVLRLVRDNGGRMKQQTVVEELEWTDAKTSKVVSGLREEGDLESFRLGRENVLSLPDADDEVTAETRGNGTE is encoded by the coding sequence ATGAACGTTCGCGTCGGCTTGACAGTCGTCGTCGCGGTACTTCTGGTCGGGACGGGGCCGATTGCGGCCGCAAGCGGACCCACAGTCGTCGATCAGCGTCAGTCAGCGCTGTTTACACTCCAGCAGGATCAGCTCGACGCGGACGAGGTCCGAATGGACGTCACACTCCGGGAGAACGGGACCGCCGAGTGGACCCTCGAGTTCTGGGTCCGGCTGGACGACGAGGAGAGCACGACGGCGTTCGAATCACTCCAGGAGGATATTCGAGACGATCCCGACAATCACACGCAGTCGTTTGCCGACCGGATGGACGAGACAGTCGTCGCGGCGAGCGACGCCACGGGTCGCGAGATGTCCGCCGAGGGATACAGCGTGAGTACTGAGCGACAGTCGTTCGCACGCGAGTACGGCGTTGTCAGATACACGTTCGACTGGCACGGGTTCGGTGCCGTCGAGGGCGACGAGATCCGCGCGGGCGACGCCATCGAGGGGATCTACATCGACGACGGAACGCGGCTGTTGGTCGCGTGGCCGAACGGCTACGAACTGCAGTCGGCCGCGCCCGACCCGGACGAAGAACGCGAGCACGCGGTGATCTGGCGCGGCGACGAGACCGACTTCATCGCCGGAGAGCCACAGGTCGTCATCACTGCCGGAGGTGGACCGAGTACGGCGATAATCGCGGGTGCCACAGTCGTCGCACTCGGGCTCGGCGCCGTCGGTGTCTGGTGGTTCCGAACCCGCGATCCGACGGCGGACCGGCCGGCCGGCGGAGACGAGGACTCCGGCTCTGGGTCGGGATCTGTCCCCGCAGCCAGCACGGATACCGCGACCACGACGGCCTCGACGACCGACGAGTCGGCGGCCTCGAGTACGACCGAGCCCGCCGAAACGGAACTGCTCAGCAACGAAGAACAGGTCCTCCGGCTCGTCAGGGACAACGGCGGGCGGATGAAACAGCAAACGGTCGTCGAGGAACTGGAATGGACCGACGCCAAAACCAGCAAAGTCGTCAGCGGGCTGCGCGAAGAGGGTGACCTCGAGTCGTTCCGCCTCGGTCGCGAGAACGTGCTCTCGCTGCCCGACGCGGACGACGAGGTGACGGCGGAGACCAGAGGTAACGGGACGGAATGA
- a CDS encoding Lrp/AsnC family transcriptional regulator translates to MAHAYATIDTATGTAEDVCQTLRDTDGVVEAHVITGDFDVIVELAGDDTQDILATITESVRPLEGVGATRTYVCLD, encoded by the coding sequence ATGGCCCACGCGTATGCGACGATCGACACGGCAACTGGAACCGCCGAAGACGTCTGCCAGACCCTGCGCGATACCGACGGCGTCGTCGAAGCTCACGTCATCACAGGTGATTTCGACGTCATAGTCGAGTTAGCAGGCGACGATACCCAAGACATTCTCGCGACGATCACCGAATCCGTCCGGCCCCTCGAGGGCGTCGGGGCGACGCGAACGTACGTCTGTCTCGACTGA